The genomic stretch ATCGACGCGAGGTTGCAGCCGCCCGTACCCGAAACCGACTCAGGTGGTCAGGTAGAGAATACCAAGGAGATCGAGATAATCGTGGTTAAGGAACTCGGCAAAATGCCCCCGTAACTTCGGGAGAAGGGGGGCCGGACACGTGACCGGATTTACTCCGTGAGCGTTGAAGGCCGCAGAGACCAGTGGGAAGCGACTGTTTACTAAAAACACAGGTCCGTGCGAAGTCGCAAGACGATGTATACGGACTGACGCCTGCCCGGTGCTGGAAGGTTAAGAGGAAGGGTCAGCCTCACGGCGAAGCTCTGAATTTAAGCCCCAGTAAACGGCGGTGGTAACTATAACCATCCTAAGGTAGCGAAATTCCTTGTCGGGTAAGTTCCGACCTGCACGAATGGCGTAACGACTTCCCAGCTGTCTCAACCGCGAACTCGGCGAAATTGCACTACGAGTAAAGATGCTCGTTACGCGCAGCAGGACGGAAAGACCCCGTGACCTTTACTACAGTTTGGTATTGGTGTTCGGAGTGGCTTGTGTAGGATAGGTGGGAGACTGTGAAGCGGGCACGCTAGTGTTCGTGGAGTCATTGTTGAAATACCACTCTGGTCACTTTGGATGTCTAACGTAGGACCCTGATCGGGTTCATGGACAGTGCCTGATGGGTAGTTTAACTGGGGCGGTTGCCTCCCAAAGAGTAACGGAGGCGCCCAAAGGTTCCCTCAACCTGGTTGGCAATCAGGTGGCGAGTGTAAGTGCACAAGGGAGCTTGACTGTGAGACTGACAGGTCGAGCAGGGACGAAAGTCGGGACTAGTGATCCGGCAGTGGCTTGTGGAAGCGCTGTCGCTCAACGGATAAAAGGTACCTCGGGGATAACAGGCTGATCTTGCCCAAGAGTCCATATCGACGGCATGGTTTGGCACCTCGATGTCGGCTCGTCGCATCCTGGGGCTGGAGTAGGTCCCAAGGGTTGGGCTGTTCGCCCATTAAAGCGGTACGCGAGCTGGGTTTAGAACGTCGTGAGACAGTTCGGTCCCTATCCGCTGCGCGCGTTGGAAATTTGAGAAGATCTATCCCTAGTACGAGAGGACCGGGATGGACGAACCTCTGGTGTGTCAGTTGTTCTGCCAAGGGCACCGCTGATTAGCTACGTTCGGACCGGATAACCGCTGAAAGCATCTAAGCGGGAAGCCGTCTTCGAGATGAGATTTCCATGCACCTTGAGTGTGAGAGGCTCCCAGCAGACTACTGGGTTGATAGGCCGGATGTGGAAGCGGGGACTAACGACCCATGGAGCTGACCGGTACTAATAAGCCGAAGACTTGACACACACTTTTTTCCTGACCCTTTACGGGTCAGGGCTCGCGTCCACTTTGTGGTTCCCGACAGACGATCGGGAATCAAACTGAATATTCGCTACGGCGGAGCAGTCTGAGACCAGATCATGGTCGATGGTGTTCCGGTGGTCATAGCGAGAGGGAAACGCCCGGTCACATTCCGAACCCGGAAGCTAAGCCTCTCAGCGCCGATGGTACTGCAAGGGGGACCTTGTGGGAGAGTAGGACGCCGCCGGACTTCTTTTGAACAGTAAGCCCCTGACGGGCGGAGCATCACGCTCCACCGGTCGGGGGCTTTTCTGCATTCCCCGGCACAGTTCCGCATTGCCTGAGTATCGGGCACTGCGTACCCGGTAGACCGGATCCATGAAGGTCGTCGGAGTCACACAGTTCGGAGGGCCCGAAGCCCTCGCCGTCCACGAGATCGAGGACGTCCACGCCGGCAGCGGTTCGGTCCGCATCGCCGTCCAGGCATTCGCGGTGAACCCCACCGACACGGGCGTCCGCGCAGGGGAGCGGGACTCGAACGCACAGAGCGCGCCGTACGTCCCGGGCATGGACGCCGCCGGGGTCATCGACGAGGTCGGCCCCGACGTCGAGGGCTGGTCCGTCGGTGACCAGGTCATGGCGATTGCGCTGCCCCTGACCGGTCATGGCGGTGCTTACGTCGAACGCCTCGTCGCACCGGTCGGGTCGTTCACCCGCATCCCGCGTGACACCTCGATCGAGGAAGCGTCCACTGTGCCCATGAACGGGCTCACCGCGATCCAGATGCTCGAACTCGCCGGGCTCGAGCGCGGGCAGACCCTCGCCGTCACCGGCGCCGCAGGGCTGCTCGGCAACTACGTGGTCCAGCTCGCGAAGGCCGCCGGCATCACCGTCATCGCGGACACGTCGCAGAAGGACGAGGCACTCGTGCACTCGCTCGGTGCCGACCACGTCGTGCCCCGCGGCGACGGGTTGGCGGATGCGGTCCGGGCGATCGTCCCCGACGGCGTCGACGCCCTCGCCGATTGCGCCGTCCAGCGGGACGTCGTCGTGCCGGCCCTCCGCGACGGTGGCGTGTTCATCGATGTCCGGGGGTGGAAAGGCAACGGGGCCGAGGGCATCCGCTTCACCCAGGTCTTCGTCTTCAACGAGTACCGGTCGTTCGACAAGCTCGAGCACCTCCGCCACGCGGTCGAGGGCGGTACGGTCGTTCCGCGCGTGGCCGAGGTGCTGCCGGCGTCCCGCGCCACCGAGGCGCACGAGCGACTCGAAGCGGGCGGGACCCGCGGGCGCTTCGTCCTCACCTGGTGACGGTCGCGGCCGCTTGAGGGACGTCAGCGCGTGACGCGCGTCTCCACGTGACGGACGGGAGGCCCGGGACCAACTGGTCCCGGGCCTCCCGTCCGTCATGGGCGTGCTCCGAGTCCAGCGGCCGGCCGCCGACGGAGGTTGCCGCGGGGCCGTGCGATCCGTCAGCAGCGTCAGCGTGAGTGCGCTCGCATCATGATGTGATGCGGGTCCACCGGTCGAGCGCAGCCTCCACCAGGTCCGCAGCGATCGTGGAGTCCTCGTGCTCCCAGACCCGGACGACGGCCCATCCTTCGCTGCGGAGGACGGCGTCGTGCGATGCGTCACGCTGCCGGTTCGCCAGCAGCTTCGCCCGCCACAGCTCGGCGTTGGCCTTCGGCAGGTGCGCGTGTTCTTCGCACCAGTGCCAGAAGCAGCCGTCGACGAAGACGGCCACACGTGCGCGGGGGGAAGACCAGGTCAGCACGCGCCCTCGTCCGACCGCTGATCCGCCGGTCGACGAAGAAGCGCCGCCCACGAGCGTGGAGCGACCGTCGGAGCGCGAGCTCAGGCGCGGTGTCCCGTCGGCCGAACCGCGCCATGTGCCGGCTGCGGGCCTCGTCGGCCTCCCAGTGCTGCATGCCGGGACGGTACCGCCCGGGCGACGGCGCTCGTCGCGTGGTCGGTGGATCTGTGGACGGTCTCGGACGGGAGGCGCGGGGCGGGACTGCGCCGCGCCTCCCGTCCGGTGTGTGGTCCGGTCAGCGGCCCAGTTCGGCGCGCAGGTACGGGGCTGTGCGGCTGTCGGGGGAGGCCGCCACCTCGGCCGGGGTGCCCTCCGCGACGACCTGTCCGCCGGCGTCGCCACCGGACGGGCCCATGTCGATGACGTGGTCGGCTGCGGCGACGACGGACATCGAGTGCTCCACGACGACGACCGTGTTGCCCGCGTCGGTGAGCTGCGACAGCTGGTCCGTCAGACGCTCGACGTCCGCCGGGTGCAGGCCCGTGGTCGGCTCGTCGAGGACGTAGAGCGTGTGGCCGGAGCGGGCGCGCTGCAGTTCGGTGGCGAGCTTGATGCGCTGGGCCTCGCCGCCGGACAGCTCCGGAGCGGGCTGCCCGAGACGCAGGTAGCCGAGACCGACCTGGCCCAGGGCCTCGAGCGCGCGGGCGGCGGCGGGGATCGGGGCGAGGAACGGGGCGGCCTCGTCGACGGTCATGCCGAGGACGTCCGCGATGGTGGCGCCGTTCCAGCGGACCTCGAGCGTCTCGTCGTTGTACCGGGAGCCGTGGCACTCGGGGCACGGCGCCCAGCTCCCCGGCAGGAACAGCAGTTCCACGGAGACGGATCCCTCGCCCTGGCAGACCTCGCACCGGCCGCCGGCGACGTTGAACGAGAACCTCCCGGCCGTCCAACCGCGGGCCTTGGCGTCCTCGGTCGCCGCGAACGCCGTCCGTACCGCGTCGAACAGGCCGGTGTAGGTGGCGAGGTTCGACCGGGGCGTCCGGCCGATCGGCTTCTGGTCGACCTCCACCACGCGGCTGACCGTCGGGTGGTCCACCGCCAGGGCGGGCAGCACTCCGCCGACCAGTGAGGACTTGCCGGATCCGGAGACGCCGGTGACCGCGGTGAGGACCCCGAGCGGCAGGTCGACGTCGAGCCCACGGAGGTTGTGGCGCGTGACGTCGCGCAGTGCCAAGGTGCCGATCGGTGTGCGGGTGGGGCGGGCCTCCCGGCCGGTGCCCCGCGGCTGCAGGAACCGGCGCGTGACGGACGCCTCGACGTCAGCGAGACCGTCGACCGGACCGCTGTAGAGGACGGTGCCACCCGCCGTGCCGGCGCCAGGGCCGACGTCGACGATCCAGTCCGCCTGGCGGACGATGCGCATGTCGTGCTCGACGACGAAGACGCTGTTGCCGCTGGCGCGGAGGTCCTCCAGGACCTGGATCAGCGGCTCGGCGTCGGCGGGGTGGAGGCCCGCGCTCGGCTCGTCGAGGACGTAGACGACCCCGAACAGACCGCTCCGCAGCTGGGTCGCGATGCGGAGACGCTGCATCTCGCCGGGGGAGAGCGTCGGCGTCGCACGGTCGAGGCTCAGGTACCCGAGGCCGAGGCCGGTGAGCACCTCGACGCGGCCGAGCAGGTCACGGGCGATGGCGACGGCGACCTCGGTGCGCTCACCCGAGGTGGTGCGCGAGGTCGCGGCAGCAGCGTCGGTCAGCTCGGCCGTGGGGCGGAGGACCGCGGCGACGCCGGACAGCGGCAGGGCGTTGAGGTCGGCGATCGTCATCCCACCGAACGTCACCGCGAGCGCCGCACGCGTCAGCCCCGAGCCACCGCACAGCGTGCACGGACCCGACTCGACGAACTGCAGGACCTTCTTCCGCTGCGACTCACTCTGCGAGTCGGCGAGGGTGTGCAGGACGAACTGCCGCGCGCTCCAGAACTTGCCCTTGTACGGCTTCGCGACCCGGTCGCGCTTCGGCTGCACCTGGACGACCGGCTGCTCCTCGGTGAACAGCAGCCAGTCACGATCCGACTGCGGCAGCTCACGCCAGGGCCGCTCGATGTCGTAGCCGAGACCCGCCGTCACGTCGCGCAGGTTCTTGCCCTGCCACGCGCCCGGCCACGCCGTGATCGCGCCGTCGCGGATGCTCAGCGACGGGTCGTGGACGGCGGAGGCTTCGGTCACCTCGTGCGCGACACCCAACCCGTGGCAGCGCGGGCATGCCCCGGCGACGGTGTTCGGGGAGAACGAGTCCGAGTACAGCTGCTCGGCACCCTCCGGGTACGTGCCGGCGCGGGAGAAGAGCATACGGGTCGAGTTGCTCAGCGTCGTCAGCGTCCCCACCGTCGACCGGGAGCTCGGGGCGCCGCGGCGCTGCTGCAGGGCCACGGCTGGCGGCAGGCCTGTGATCGACTCGACGTGCGGGGTCGACCCCTGCGCGATGAGCCGACGGGCGTAGGGCGCGACGGACTCGAGGAAGCGGCGCTGCGCCTCGGCGAACACCGTGCCGAACGCCAGCGAGGACTTGCCCGAGCCGGAGATCCCCGTGAAGGCGACGATCCGGTCGCGGGGGATGTCGACGTCGACGTCGCGGAGGTTGTTCTCGCGGGCGCCGCGGACGCGGATGAACCCGTCGCTCGTGGCAGTGGGGTCGAGGGTCGTACGTGGTGCGGGCATCTCTTCGAGCGTAGGCGGGTCGGGGCGGGAAGGTGTTGCCGGGCGTGGCGGAATGATCTCTCCGGTGGTGGTTGATGTTCCAGATGCCACGGGCTAGTTTGGTCGTCACACACGACTCGTCACGAAGAGGGGACGAACGATGCAGAGGATCACCACGGCCATCGCCGGGCTCGGAGCAGCCGTGCTGTTGGCGACGTTGACGTGCGGGACCGCGTCCGCCGCGCCGGGTGCCGCGGCACCGACGGCGACGAGTGGACGTGCATCCGCAGACACACCGCGACAGGCCAGAGGCGGAACGCTGGTCGTCGGCGGTGGGGTGTGGACCTACGGAGTGGGTGCCGGGTCGGTCACGTCGGTCTACGACAACCACCGGTTCGTGCACAGCACCGCCGTGAAGTCGTCGGGGGCGACCAAGTCCTCGGGCAAGGTGGCGAAGGGACGACTCGCGGTGGCGAACCGCCCCTCTGCCCGCAGCGGCAACCAGGCGTTCTGGAACATCTACTGATCCGGGGTTTCGCGGCCGCCACCGTCGTCGCGGTCGCGGCCGTCGCATTGTTCGCGGTCAGCCTGGTCGTCCTCGTCGTCGGGAGCGTGGAGGCACTCGGCGCCGTCTCTGCTCGCACCACCATCGACCTGTACGACCTGCCGCTCGGCCCGACGAAGCACGAACACGTCGAGATGCTCGAGCGGATGGCGGACGATGCCGACGTGTCACTCGCGCTGCTCACACCAGAACGGTCGGGGACCCCTGACCGATTCGACGCGTACGTGCTGCACGGCGAGCTGCCCGAGCCGGTCTTCTGGGGCGGGATCGACGAGCGCCCCGCGAGCGCGATCGGCGACGCCGTGATCGCGTGGACCTACGCCGTCGACGGTGAGCCGACGGACGTGTCGCGGTTCCTCCGCGACCTGCAGGAGCACGAGTTCGCCTTCACCGACGCAACTCCGCAGGCCGTCCCGTCACTGCTGAACGCGGCTCTCACGCCGGGCGTCGTCACGGTCGGCGTCGCCGTGACCATCGGTGCAGTGGTCGCACTCGTCGCCGAGTCACATCGGCGAGCGGCGCGGCAACGCGTCCGTCGTCTTGCCGGTCGGACCGCCGGGCGCATCGCGATGACCGAGCTCGGCGACGTCCTGCTGCTGAGCGCAGTCGTGTTCGGGAGCGTGTT from Curtobacterium sp. MCLR17_032 encodes the following:
- a CDS encoding NADP-dependent oxidoreductase, which gives rise to MKVVGVTQFGGPEALAVHEIEDVHAGSGSVRIAVQAFAVNPTDTGVRAGERDSNAQSAPYVPGMDAAGVIDEVGPDVEGWSVGDQVMAIALPLTGHGGAYVERLVAPVGSFTRIPRDTSIEEASTVPMNGLTAIQMLELAGLERGQTLAVTGAAGLLGNYVVQLAKAAGITVIADTSQKDEALVHSLGADHVVPRGDGLADAVRAIVPDGVDALADCAVQRDVVVPALRDGGVFIDVRGWKGNGAEGIRFTQVFVFNEYRSFDKLEHLRHAVEGGTVVPRVAEVLPASRATEAHERLEAGGTRGRFVLTW
- a CDS encoding very short patch repair endonuclease; the encoded protein is MLTWSSPRARVAVFVDGCFWHWCEEHAHLPKANAELWRAKLLANRQRDASHDAVLRSEGWAVVRVWEHEDSTIAADLVEAALDRWTRITS
- a CDS encoding lactococcin 972 family bacteriocin encodes the protein MQRITTAIAGLGAAVLLATLTCGTASAAPGAAAPTATSGRASADTPRQARGGTLVVGGGVWTYGVGAGSVTSVYDNHRFVHSTAVKSSGATKSSGKVAKGRLAVANRPSARSGNQAFWNIY
- a CDS encoding excinuclease ABC subunit UvrA — protein: MPAPRTTLDPTATSDGFIRVRGARENNLRDVDVDIPRDRIVAFTGISGSGKSSLAFGTVFAEAQRRFLESVAPYARRLIAQGSTPHVESITGLPPAVALQQRRGAPSSRSTVGTLTTLSNSTRMLFSRAGTYPEGAEQLYSDSFSPNTVAGACPRCHGLGVAHEVTEASAVHDPSLSIRDGAITAWPGAWQGKNLRDVTAGLGYDIERPWRELPQSDRDWLLFTEEQPVVQVQPKRDRVAKPYKGKFWSARQFVLHTLADSQSESQRKKVLQFVESGPCTLCGGSGLTRAALAVTFGGMTIADLNALPLSGVAAVLRPTAELTDAAAATSRTTSGERTEVAVAIARDLLGRVEVLTGLGLGYLSLDRATPTLSPGEMQRLRIATQLRSGLFGVVYVLDEPSAGLHPADAEPLIQVLEDLRASGNSVFVVEHDMRIVRQADWIVDVGPGAGTAGGTVLYSGPVDGLADVEASVTRRFLQPRGTGREARPTRTPIGTLALRDVTRHNLRGLDVDLPLGVLTAVTGVSGSGKSSLVGGVLPALAVDHPTVSRVVEVDQKPIGRTPRSNLATYTGLFDAVRTAFAATEDAKARGWTAGRFSFNVAGGRCEVCQGEGSVSVELLFLPGSWAPCPECHGSRYNDETLEVRWNGATIADVLGMTVDEAAPFLAPIPAAARALEALGQVGLGYLRLGQPAPELSGGEAQRIKLATELQRARSGHTLYVLDEPTTGLHPADVERLTDQLSQLTDAGNTVVVVEHSMSVVAAADHVIDMGPSGGDAGGQVVAEGTPAEVAASPDSRTAPYLRAELGR